From the genome of Streptomyces sp. NBC_00523:
GGCCGGGGGCGGTCTCTGGGTGCAGAGCAACTCCGGGCCCAACGACCGGGGCAGCACGATCCTGCTGATCCTCACCCTGTTCGCCGGGGTGGTGACGGTGGGCGCGGCCGCGATCACGACCGGTCTGGCCAAGGCGGACGCGGAGGCCGACCTCACCACGCTCAGCGCGATCGGCGCGGCCCCGCGCGTGCGGCGGTCGCTCTCCGGATTCCAGTGCCTGGTGGTGGCGCTGACCGGGGTGCTGCTCGGGACGGCGGCGGGTCTGGTGCCCGCGGTGGCCCTGCGGCTGGTCGATCTGCGCGAGGCGATGGAGTACATGCGGGAGGACCCCATGGAGTCCGCGTACACGCCGATCGTGCTGCCCTGGGCGACCATCGGCCTGCTGGCCGTGGCGGTCCCGCTGCTGGCGGGCGGCCTCGCGGCGGTCTTCACCCGTTCGCGGGTGGCCCTGGCGAGGCGGGCCGGCTGAGCCGTAGGACCGTTCGGTGCCCCTGGATGCGGTGGATCAGCCGTTTCCGGGGGCACCACAGTGTTGAACACCGTGTGTGCGAGACAATGGCGGCATGGAGATGCCGAGGAATGAACGGTCGCAGGAGCACCCCCAGGTCCTCGTAGTGGGGCAGGACGGAATGGCGATCGGCGGCGGTGGCACGGACGACGAGTCGCGGGAGGTCCCGGTGACGGAGATGGTCGAGCAGCCCGCGAAGGTCATGCGGATCGGCAGCATGATCAAGCAGCTCCTGGAGGAGGTGAGGGCCGCTCCTCTCGACGAGGCGAGCCGGGTGCGGCTCAAGGAGATCCACGCCGGCTCCGTGAAGGAGCTGGAGGACGGCCTCGCGCCGGAGCTGGTGGAGGAGCTGGAGCGGCTGTCCCTGCCGTTCACCGAGGACTCGGTCCCCTCCGAGGCGGAGCTGCGGATCGCCCAGGCCCAGCTGGTGGGCTGGCTGGAGGGCCTGTTCCACGGCATCCAGACCGCGCTGTTCGCCCAGCAGATGGCGGCCCGCGCCCAGCTGGAGCAGATGCGCCGGGCCCTGCCGCCCGGCAGCGGCCCGGAGGAGGACGGCGGCATCGACCCGCACGGCCCGGTCCGCTCGGGGCCGTACCTGTAACCGACCACGCACGAGGGGCCCGGCACACAAACGGTGTGCCGGGCCCCTTTCGTACGCGTGCGCTCAGGCGGTCGTCGGCGGCTGGAGCAGCACCTTGCCGATGTGGGTGCTGGACTCCATGACCCGGTGGCCCTCGGCCGCGTCCCGCATCGGCACCGTGCGGTCGACCACCGGCTGCACGACGCCCTCCTCGATGAGCGGCCAGACGTGCTCGCGGACGGCCGCGACGATCGCCGCCTTCTCGGCGAGCGGGCGCCCGCGCAGCGAGGTCGCGGTGACGGCCGCCCGCTTGTTGAGCAGCATGCCGAGGTTCAGCTCGCCCTTGGCGCCGCCCTGGAGCCCGATGATCGCGAGCCGGCCGTTGACGGCGAGCGCCTGCACGTTCCGGTCGAGGTACTTCGCGCCCATGATGTCGAGGATGACGTCCGCGCCCGCCCCGGCCGTGGTCTCGCGGATCTCCTCCACGAAGTCCTGCTCGTGGTAGTCGATCAGGATGTCCGCCCCCAGCTCGGCGCAGCGCGCCAGCTTGTCGGGGCTGCCGGCCGTCACGGCGACCCGTGCGCCGACGGCCTTGGCGAGCTGGATCGCCATCGTGCCGATGCCGCTGGACCCGCCGTGCACCAACAGGGTCTCGGCGGGCCGGAGGTGGGCCACCATGAACACGTTGGACCAGACCGTGGCCGTCACCTCGGGCAGCGCCGCGGCCCGTACGAGGTCCAGCCCCTTGGGTACGGGGAGGAGCTGGCCCGCCGGAACGGCGACCTTCTCCGCGTAACCGCCGCCCGCGAGGAGCGCACACACCTCGTCGCCGACGGCCCAGCCGGTGACCCCGGGCCCGAGGGCCGAGACGCGGCCGGAGCATTCCAGGCCCGGGTAGGGGGACGCTCCCGGCGGCGGGTCGTAGAAGCCCTGGCGCTGGAGCACATCGGCCCGGTTGACCGCACTGGCCGCGACGTCGACGAGGACCTCGCCGTCGCCGGGAACGGGATCGGGCACCTCGGCCCACACGAGCGCCTCGGGGCCACCGGGTTCGGGGATCGTGATCGCATGCATGGCCGCGAGGCTACTCCGTGGGCGGGGCGGTCTCAGGAACGCGGGATGCCCTGGTGCGGCGGGTAGCTGGGAGGCTCGTTCGAAGCGCGGACGATGGTGATCAGGCGGTCCGTCAGCTGCAAGGGGCTCGCCGCCGGGTCGTCGTAGCCGAGGAGCCGGTGGCCCCGCAGCACGTTGACGACGAGATCGTCGGTCTCCCGCACGCTCTTGCCCACCTCGCTCTTTATCACCGGCCGTTCGACCAGATCGAGGCCGCTGCCCTGCTGGATGAGGTCCTCCATGACCGTGCCCGCGCTGGGGCTGAGCACGGAGAGGCCGAGCAGCCGGCCCGCCGCACTGGCGCTGGTGATGACGGCGTCAGCACCGGACTGCCGCAGCAGCGGGGCGTTCTCCTCCTCACGGACCGCGGCCACGATCTTCGCGCCCCGGTTGAGCTGGCGGGCGGTCAGTGCGACCAGCACCGCGGTGTCGTCGCGCTGGGTGGCGATGATGACCTGACGGGCCTTCTGAAGCTCGGCCCGCAGCAGTACATCGCTGCGCGTGGCATCCCCGATGACACCCGTGAAGCCCTCGGCGGTGGCGATCTCGATCACCTTGGACTGCGGGTCGACAATGACGATCTGTTCCTTGCTCAGCCCGGTGGCGCACAGGGTCTGGATGGCCGAGCGGCCCTTCGTTCCGAACCCGACGACGACAGTGTGGTCACGCAAGTTGGTTCTCCAACGCTTCAGCCGGAAGTCCTCCCGGGTCCGCTCCGTGAGGACCTCAAGGGTGGTGCCGACCAGGATGATGAGGAAAAGCACGCGCAGCGGTGTCACGAGCACCACATTGATGAGACGGGCCCCGTCGCTGTACGGGGTGATGTCGCCGTATCCGGTGGTGGAGAGGGTGACCGTCGCGTAGTAGACCGAGTCCAGCAGGTCGACCTTGCCGTCGGCGGCATCGTGGTAGCCGACCCGGTCGATCCAGACGATGAACACCGTGATGGCCAGCACCATCAGAGCCATCATCAGCCGCTTGGCGACCTGGCGGGCCGGTCCGTCCACGACCCTGCGCGGAAGCATCACGCGGGTGGGGACGACCTGTTCGTCCGCCCGCCTGGCCATCGCGTCTTGGCCGGGAAGTTTCACGTGAAACACCCTTCAGTCCACGGCGTCGCCGGGGCCCACGGTAGATCGAGGATCTCCACCTCGGTGCCGGACCGTACCCCGCCCGGCTCCACGACGGCCAACCCGTCCGCGGCGGCGATCCCGCGCAGCATGGCGGGACCGTTGTAGTGCAGTGGTACGACGTGCTCCGCCCCGCCTGCGGTTCCGGGTTCTCCGGCCGCCCGGTGGACCACGGGCACCAGCCGGGTGTCGCGCGGATGCCCGTGCACATCGTCGCGCACGGCCACCCGGTAGGGATCATCGGGGGTACGTCCGGCCAGTCCGCCGAGGAGCGGCCCGGCGAGGGTGAGCAGTCCGGAGACGGCGGCCAGGGGGTTGCCGGGCAGCCCGACGAGCCAGGGCCCGTCGGAGGGGAGCCGGGCCAGCAGCATCGGATGGCCGGGACGCACGGCGACCCCGTCGACCAGGAGCTCGGCCCCGATCCGGCCGAGGACGCGGTGGACGTGGTCGACGGGCCCGGCGGCGGTGCCTCCGGTCGTGATGATCAGGTCGGCCTCGGAGCTGGTGAGCGCCTTCTCCAGGGCCTCCGCATCATCCCCGAGGCGCCGCGGCGGAGTGACCTCGGCGCCCAGCGCGTGCACCCAGGGCCCGATCATGGGGCCCAGCGCATCGCGGATCAGCCCGTCGTGCGGCAGCCCGGCGGTGAGCAGTTCATCGCCGAGCACCAGGACGTCGACGCGCGGCCGGGCGCGGACGGGCAGCTCGTCGTACCCGGCGGCTGCGGCCAGTCCGAGCACTGCGGGCGTGACGACCGTGCCGGCGGGAAGCAGGATCTCCCCCGACCGGCACTCCTGGCCGCGCGGCCGGATGTCCTGCCCCTGGCTCACGGACCGCTCCGCGTACAGCAGCCCCTTGGCCTCGTCGGCGTGTGCGTGCTCGCTGCGGATGACGGCGGTGCCCTCGGCGGGGATACGGGCGCCCGTGGCGATCCGCACGGCCTCCCCGTCGGGCAGCGGGGCGGGCGCGCCGTGCCCGGCGAGGATGCCGCCGCCGTCCTGGATGCGCCAGGGCCCGGGCCCGGCAACGGCCCACCCGTCCATGGCCGAGGTATCGAAGGACGGCAGGTCGGTGAGCGCGGCCAACGGCTCGCCCAGGACCCGGCCCAGCACCATGCCGAGCCCGAGCCATTCGGTACGCACGGCACCACGCTGCCCGGCCCGGGTGGCGATGCCCCGGGCCGCGGGCCAGGGGAGCGCTGTGTGCCGGGGGGCGCGGGGCCGGGGGCCGGGCCGGTCCCCGGCGGGGGAGACGCCGGGCCGGGAGGAGGCCGCGTCGGAGCCGTGACGTTCCGGCTGGTCCGTGCACTCGGCGTCGCTCAGCGGGTCGCCGCCGTGCCCGGGCTCCGACGACGCGGCGGGGCGGCTGCCCGGCTCGCCGGGCAGCCGGGGAGTGCCGTCGGCCTGCGCGGCAGGGGTGCTCCGCCTACCGGGGGCCGGGGCGTCCGGCCAGTCGTCGTGGAGGCTGGTGAGCCAGTCGGACGGCGCGTCCACCGGCGCGGGCTCCGCGTCGCGGGGCGACGGCCGGCTCACGAGGGCCAGGGCCTGGGCGACGGCCCGGTCCTCATCGGCCTGCGCCTTTGCCCCGGAGGCGTGAGCGGCACCGCCGCCGAGGGCGCCGGAGTCCGCGGGCTCCCCGAGGCCCCCGGGTCCCCCGGACCCCGTCACGGCGTCTCGTTCTCGTCCGCCCACCGGAGCGCGAGCGCGGCCGCCTTGCGGGCGGCCTCCGCCACGGCCTCGGGCCCTCCGCCGTCGCCGCTCGCCTTCGCCGCCGCGTAGCCGACCAGGAAGGTCGTCAGGGGCGCGGCGGGCCGGGCGACGCCGTGGGCGGCGTCACGGGCGAGGTCGAGCAGGAGGCCGGTGTCGACGTCGAGGTCGATGCCGAGTTCTTCCTTGACTGCGGTGATCCATTCGTCCAGCACCGTCCCATGTTCTCTGATCCGGGCCCGGGCCGAAGCGATGTCCTCCCAGGTGTCGCAGTCGAACGAGGCGAGGGGGCCCGCCGCCACCCGGCACAGCGTCAGCTCCTGCGTGAGCAGCCTCAGCGGCAGCCCGCCCAGGCTCCCGTGCTCGGCGGCG
Proteins encoded in this window:
- a CDS encoding bacterial proteasome activator family protein, yielding MEMPRNERSQEHPQVLVVGQDGMAIGGGGTDDESREVPVTEMVEQPAKVMRIGSMIKQLLEEVRAAPLDEASRVRLKEIHAGSVKELEDGLAPELVEELERLSLPFTEDSVPSEAELRIAQAQLVGWLEGLFHGIQTALFAQQMAARAQLEQMRRALPPGSGPEEDGGIDPHGPVRSGPYL
- a CDS encoding NAD(P)H-quinone oxidoreductase, with the protein product MHAITIPEPGGPEALVWAEVPDPVPGDGEVLVDVAASAVNRADVLQRQGFYDPPPGASPYPGLECSGRVSALGPGVTGWAVGDEVCALLAGGGYAEKVAVPAGQLLPVPKGLDLVRAAALPEVTATVWSNVFMVAHLRPAETLLVHGGSSGIGTMAIQLAKAVGARVAVTAGSPDKLARCAELGADILIDYHEQDFVEEIRETTAGAGADVILDIMGAKYLDRNVQALAVNGRLAIIGLQGGAKGELNLGMLLNKRAAVTATSLRGRPLAEKAAIVAAVREHVWPLIEEGVVQPVVDRTVPMRDAAEGHRVMESSTHIGKVLLQPPTTA
- a CDS encoding potassium channel family protein, encoding MARRADEQVVPTRVMLPRRVVDGPARQVAKRLMMALMVLAITVFIVWIDRVGYHDAADGKVDLLDSVYYATVTLSTTGYGDITPYSDGARLINVVLVTPLRVLFLIILVGTTLEVLTERTREDFRLKRWRTNLRDHTVVVGFGTKGRSAIQTLCATGLSKEQIVIVDPQSKVIEIATAEGFTGVIGDATRSDVLLRAELQKARQVIIATQRDDTAVLVALTARQLNRGAKIVAAVREEENAPLLRQSGADAVITSASAAGRLLGLSVLSPSAGTVMEDLIQQGSGLDLVERPVIKSEVGKSVRETDDLVVNVLRGHRLLGYDDPAASPLQLTDRLITIVRASNEPPSYPPHQGIPRS
- a CDS encoding molybdopterin-binding protein, coding for MTGSGGPGGLGEPADSGALGGGAAHASGAKAQADEDRAVAQALALVSRPSPRDAEPAPVDAPSDWLTSLHDDWPDAPAPGRRSTPAAQADGTPRLPGEPGSRPAASSEPGHGGDPLSDAECTDQPERHGSDAASSRPGVSPAGDRPGPRPRAPRHTALPWPAARGIATRAGQRGAVRTEWLGLGMVLGRVLGEPLAALTDLPSFDTSAMDGWAVAGPGPWRIQDGGGILAGHGAPAPLPDGEAVRIATGARIPAEGTAVIRSEHAHADEAKGLLYAERSVSQGQDIRPRGQECRSGEILLPAGTVVTPAVLGLAAAAGYDELPVRARPRVDVLVLGDELLTAGLPHDGLIRDALGPMIGPWVHALGAEVTPPRRLGDDAEALEKALTSSEADLIITTGGTAAGPVDHVHRVLGRIGAELLVDGVAVRPGHPMLLARLPSDGPWLVGLPGNPLAAVSGLLTLAGPLLGGLAGRTPDDPYRVAVRDDVHGHPRDTRLVPVVHRAAGEPGTAGGAEHVVPLHYNGPAMLRGIAAADGLAVVEPGGVRSGTEVEILDLPWAPATPWTEGCFT